In a genomic window of Sarcophilus harrisii chromosome 4, mSarHar1.11, whole genome shotgun sequence:
- the SAHAI-12 gene encoding HLA class I histocompatibility antigen, A-69 alpha chain-like (The RefSeq protein has 1 non-frameshifting indel and aligns at 99% coverage compared to this genomic sequence), which yields MGSYACSLFLLGALALKETWEGSHSLRYFGTTVSRPGLGEPRFFSVGYVDDQQFVGFDSDSASQRVEPRAPWIEKMENVDRDYWERNTQNSKRNAQISREDLQTLHGYYNQSESGVHTFQRLVGCEISPDLSFKRGFDQYAYDGQDYLALDTETLTWTAAVNEAVNSKHKLEADERSNAERDKAYLEETCVLWLKMYLEMGKESLQRADPPSVQVTRHSTSNGEVTLQCRAQDFYPAEISLTWLRDGEEQHQDTEFIETRPAGDGTFQKWAAVGVTSGQEGKYTCRVQHEGLPEPLILKWEPESSSPWIIVGILAVAVFLLTVVIAGAVVWRKKTSGGKGGDYVLAAGSDSAQGSDVSLSAK from the exons ATGGGCTCTTATGCCTGCTCTCTCTTTTTGTTGGGGGCCCTTGCCCTGAAAGAGACCTGGGAGG GCTCTCACTCCTTGAGGTATTTCGGCACCACCGTGTCCCGGCCCGGACTCGGGGAGCCGCGATTCTTCTCCGTGGGCTACGTGGACGATCAGCAGTTCGTGGGCTTCGACAGCGACAGTGCGAGTCAGAGGGTGGAGCCGCGGGCACCATGGATAGAGAAGATGGAGAATGTGGACCGGGACTACTGGGAGCGGAACACGCAGAACAGTAAGAGGAATGCACAAATTTCCCGAGAGGACCTGCAGACCCTACACGGCTACTACAACCAGAGCGAGAGCG GGGTCCACACCTTCCAGCGCCTGGTCGGCTGCGAGATTTCCCCGGACCTCTCCTTCAAGCGCGGGTTTGATCAGTATGCCTACGATGGGCAGGACTACCTCGCCCTGGACACAGAGACCCTCACGTGGACGGCTGCAGTGAATGAGGCAGTGAACTCAAAGCACAAGTTGGAGGCTGAGAGGAGCAATGCGGAGAGAGATAAAGCCTATCTGGAGGAAACGTGCGTGCTGTGGCTGAAGATGTACctggagatggggaaggagagtCTGCAGAGAGCAG ATCCCCCTTCTGTCCAAGTGACCCGTCACAGCACCTCCAATGGGGAGGTGACCCTTCAGTGCCGGGCCCAGGACTTTTACCCCGCGGAGATCTCTCTGACCTGGCTGAGGGATGGGGAGGAACAACACCAGGACACAGAATTCATCGAGACCAGGCCTGCTGGAGATGGGACCTTCCAGAAGTGGGCGGCTGTGGGGGTGACCTCGGGCCAGGAAGGGAAATATACCTGCCGAGTTCAGCACGAGGGCCTGCCTGAGCCCCTCATCCTGAAATGGG AGCCAGAGTCCTCATCTCCCTGGATCATTGTGGGGATCCTTGCTGTTGCTGTCTTTCTCCTCACTGTGGTCATTGCTGGAGCTGTGGTCTGGAGGAAGAAGACTTCAG GTGGAAAAGGAGGGGACTATGTTCTGGCTGCAG GCAGTGATAGTGCACAGGGGTCAGATGTCTCTCTGTCAGCCAAA